A stretch of the Siniperca chuatsi isolate FFG_IHB_CAS linkage group LG24, ASM2008510v1, whole genome shotgun sequence genome encodes the following:
- the LOC122872088 gene encoding leucine-rich repeat-containing protein 3-like, translating into MGASHRCRSSIKPSSSGLLFVGTLWLLSMIMTAYACPKICHCADRNGVVVQCTSHNLENIPPNLPKDTVVLLLSSNRIRHIPKEAFTDLHRLRELDLSHNAIESVEVGAFHGISESLRTLDLSNNHLSSLPKDTFAKLHARVRLSHNPWHCECSLQEVLRELRLDPETVNEVSCYTSVQEEYVGQSVIQVLDSGINFCNFHHKTTDVAMFVAMFCWFSMVTAYIIYYIKHNQEDARRHMEYLKSLPSTSHISKDYDTASSVF; encoded by the coding sequence ATGGGGGCCTCTCATAGGTGCAGGTCATCCATAAAACCTTCTTCCAGTGGTCTTTTGTTTGTGGGAACATTGTGGCTTCTGTCGATGATTATGACTGCGTATGCTTGCCCTAAGATCTGTCACTGCGCGGACAGGAACGGTGTGGTGGTGCAGTGCACCTCACACAACTTGGAGAACATCCCGCCGAACTTGCCCAAGGACACAGTCGTTCTCTTGCTTTCGTCTAACCGGATCAGACACATCCCGAAGGAGGCCTTCACAGACCTGCACCGCCTAAGAGAACTTGACTTATCTCACAACGCCATTGAGAGCGTGGAGGTCGGTGCCTTTCATGGAATTTCCGAGAGCCTGCGGACTTTGGATCTTTCAAACAACCACCTCAGCAGCCTCCCCAAAGACACCTTCGCCAAGCTCCATGCCCGTGTACGCCTTTCCCACAACCCCTGGCACTGTGAGTGCTCTTTGCAGGAGGTGCTGAGGGAGCTGAGGCTCGACCCCGAGACGGTGAACGAGGTCAGCTGCTACACGTCGGTGCAGGAGGAGTACGTTGGACAGTCGGTGATCCAAGTCCTAGACTCTGGGATCAACTTTTGCAATTTCCACCACAAGACAACAGATGTGGCCATGTTTGTGGCCATGTTCTGCTGGTTCTCTATGGTGACAGCTTACATCATTTACTACATCAAACACAACCAGGAGGACGCCAGGAGGCACATGGAATACCTCAAGTCCCTGCCCAGCACTTCCCACATTAGCAAGGACTACGACACAGCCAgcagtgtgttttag